A genomic region of Trifolium pratense cultivar HEN17-A07 linkage group LG3, ARS_RC_1.1, whole genome shotgun sequence contains the following coding sequences:
- the LOC123917945 gene encoding cleft lip and palate transmembrane protein 1 homolog, protein MAPPTAVVDGGGAVPQPQGGRQPATGGGFSFTGIIRMVVFWYFASKFFSPAKKSTEPSALVSNLFHKSQPMDMWLYLTENEKFNDFGNESALVWHETNIPYASWGPESTRTLTLKYPPTEALKHNGSLYAHVFFAQSGYSPDPSDPEYQPQAAFGRTHPIVIYWPKSKADKKKSLLGGVPDSSEGQVTPEVVADSEEDSKDDGPVEWHAYWKPNITINLIADFTQYPNTGIPPNIAPHLNIDPITGNYYPTIFFNEFWLLRDKLIALNETVTELLLHLEVGPISMTKWQLFMQIDQSFQIHRSYGSMIEGEADELKRVFLEGNPYLLGITMIVSLLHSVFDFLAFKNDIQFWNKNKSMEGLSAKTVVVSFICQLIIFLYLLDNDTSWMILLSSGVGLIIEFWKIGKAMHIEIDRTGRIPMLRFRDRDSYAGNKTKEYDDIAMKYLTYVLFLLAAGFAAYSLMYERHKSWYSWILSSLTSCVYMFGFIMMCPQLFINYKLKSVAHLPWRQMTYKFLNTIIDDLFAFVIKMPTLHRLSVFRDDLIFLIYVYQRWIYPVDKKRVNEFGFGGEDDQPQAVDSAETVAAKEEEKKTN, encoded by the exons ATGGCGCCGCCAACGGCAGTAGTTGATGGCGGTGGTGCTGTTCCACAACCGCAAGGTGGTAGACAACCAGCCACTGGTGGAGGTTTTAGCTTCACCGGAATTATTCGTATGGTTGTTTTTTGGTATTTCGCTTCCAAATTCTTCTCTCCTGCTAAAAAATCTACCGAACCTTCCGCTCTCGTCTCTAACCTCTTCCATAAATCTCAACCTATG GATATGTGGCTTTATCTTACCGAGAATGAGAAGTTCAATGACTTTGGTAATGAAAGTGCTCTTGTATGGCATGAAACTAATATTCCGTACGCCTCTTGGGGACCTGAGAGTACCAGGACTCTTACTTTGAAGTATCCCCCAACTGAG GCTTTGAAGCACAATGGGAGTCTATATGCTCATGTTTTCTTTGCACAATCTGGATATTCACCTGATCCTAGTGATCCGGAGTACCAGCCTCAGGCAGCCTTTGGAAGGACGCATC CTATTGTGATATACTGGCCAAAGTCAAAAGCAGATAAAAAGAAGAGTCTTTTGGGAGGTGTACCTGATTCAAGTGAGGGTCAAGTGACACCTGAG GTCGTTGCTGATAGTGAAGAGGATTCTAAAGATGATGGTCCAGTGGAGTGGCATGCATATTGGAAACCAAATATAACGATTAACTTAATTGCTGACTTCACTCA GTACCCAAATACAGGCATACCACCTAACATTGCTCCAC ACTTGAACATTGATCCTATCACTGGGAACTACTATCCAACTATTTTCTTCAATGAGTTCTGGTTACTGCGGGATAAGTTGATAGCTTTGAATGAGACAGTAACTGAACTATTACTTCATCTGGAAGTTGGCCCCATTAGCATGACAAAATGGCAATTGTTCATGCAAATTGACCAGTCCTTCCAGATTCACCGTAGTTATGGAAGCATGATTGAAGGCGAGGCTGATGAACTTAAG AGGGTATTCTTGGAAGGAAATCCTTACCTCCTGGGAATTACCATGATTgtttctcttcttcattcagTATTTGACTTTTTGGCTTTTAAGAATG ACATCCAATTTTGGAACAAAAATAAGTCTATGGAAGGACTCTCTGCAAAGACTGTTGTTGTGAGCTTTATTTGTCAGCTTATCATCTTCCTTTATCTGCTTGACAACGACACCTCTTGGATGATTCTTCTAAGCTCTGGGGTTGGTTTGATCATTGAGTTCTGGAAAATTGGAAAAGCCATGCACATAGAG ATTGATAGAACAGGAAGGATACCTATGTTAAGATTCCGGGATCGAGATTCATATGCAGGGAATAAGACAAAAGAGTATGATGACATTGCAATGAAGTATTTAACCTATGTTCTATTTCTCCTTGCTGCTGGCTTTGCTGCTTACTCACTAATGTACGAGCGTCACAAGAGCTGGTATTCTTGGATTCTGTCTTCTCTCACAAGCTGTGTTTACATGTTCG GCTTTATTATGATGTGCCCACAACTGTTCATCAACTACAAGCTAAAATCTGTTGCTCACCTACCATGGAGGCAGATGACTTACAAGTTTCTCAACACCATTATTGATGATCTTTTTGCCTTCGTCATTAAAATGCCAACACTACATCGGCTTTCTGTCTTCCGTGATG ATCTTATCTTTCTTATATATGTATACCAAAGGTGGATTTATCCAGTGGACAAGAAGCGTGTTAACGAATTTGGTTTTGGAGGCGAGGATGATCAGCCTCAGGCTGTGGATTCCGCAGAGACGGTTGCTGCAaaggaagaagagaagaaaactaattga